From a single Gimesia fumaroli genomic region:
- a CDS encoding formate--tetrahydrofolate ligase, with translation MNQPGQSVTGDPGLQEIDTIAEQLRLNRNDYEPYGRYKAKLVHGLAERLNDRSQAKYIGVTAINPTPLGEGKTVTAIGLAMALSQLGHTTIGTLREPSLAPVFGIKGGGAGGGKCTLEPQADINLHFTGDMHAVTAATNLLASIIDNHLKRKKSPQINPATITWKRVLDLCDRGLAHVITGLDQVPQAPLRETGFELSAASEVMAILALATDLADLRQRLGRIVVGMTYEKQPVTVEMLGCVGAMAALLVDALRPNLVQSCEQTPFLVHTGPFGNIAHGNSSIVADKIAVRLADYVVTESGFGADCGAEKFFDIKCRSSGLKPDAEVLVCTARALKLQSGLFEVHPGKPLPAALLEENLDAIRAGAVNLKAHLDIICQYGLPTVVAINAFPDDSQKELAEIQQIALEQGASAAVVTDAFARGGQGSIALAEAVVKAAGKPNQFQYLYPLEMSIADKIKTIATKIYGAAAVEYDPKAQRQIQEYEQLGYGRLPVCVAKTQYSLSHDPKLLGRPQGFTFPVRDLKLSAGAGFLYALCGEIRTMPGLPSEPAALRIDIDEQGKITGLQ, from the coding sequence ATGAATCAACCAGGTCAATCTGTCACCGGTGATCCAGGATTGCAGGAAATCGATACCATCGCGGAACAACTGAGGCTGAACCGCAATGATTATGAGCCTTATGGCCGCTATAAAGCCAAACTGGTTCACGGTCTCGCCGAACGACTCAACGATCGTTCCCAGGCAAAATATATCGGCGTGACCGCAATCAACCCGACCCCGTTGGGAGAAGGCAAAACCGTGACCGCGATCGGACTGGCGATGGCGTTGTCTCAACTGGGCCACACCACCATCGGCACATTGCGGGAACCCTCGTTAGCGCCGGTATTCGGTATCAAAGGGGGTGGCGCCGGCGGGGGAAAGTGTACTCTGGAACCGCAGGCCGACATCAACCTGCACTTCACCGGCGACATGCACGCGGTGACCGCGGCGACCAATCTGCTGGCCAGCATTATTGATAATCATCTCAAGCGAAAAAAGTCGCCGCAAATCAATCCCGCGACCATCACCTGGAAACGCGTCCTGGATTTATGCGATCGTGGTTTGGCGCACGTGATCACCGGACTGGATCAGGTGCCCCAGGCTCCCTTACGCGAAACCGGCTTCGAACTGTCGGCCGCTTCCGAAGTCATGGCGATTCTTGCACTGGCTACCGATCTCGCAGATCTCAGGCAGCGTCTGGGACGCATCGTGGTCGGCATGACTTATGAAAAGCAGCCGGTCACCGTTGAAATGTTAGGTTGTGTCGGTGCAATGGCGGCACTTCTCGTCGATGCCTTACGGCCGAATCTGGTACAAAGTTGCGAGCAGACGCCGTTTCTCGTACACACGGGCCCTTTCGGAAATATTGCCCACGGCAACAGTTCCATCGTGGCAGACAAAATCGCTGTCCGTCTGGCCGATTACGTCGTCACCGAAAGCGGTTTTGGTGCTGACTGCGGTGCGGAAAAATTTTTCGATATCAAATGTCGTAGCAGCGGTCTGAAACCAGACGCCGAAGTCCTGGTCTGCACGGCCCGGGCATTGAAGCTGCAGAGCGGTCTGTTTGAAGTTCATCCGGGTAAACCGTTGCCTGCAGCACTCCTGGAAGAAAACCTGGATGCAATTCGCGCCGGTGCCGTGAATCTGAAAGCGCACCTCGATATCATCTGCCAATACGGCCTCCCCACTGTCGTGGCCATCAACGCCTTTCCCGATGACAGCCAGAAGGAACTCGCAGAAATTCAGCAGATTGCTCTGGAGCAGGGCGCCTCAGCGGCCGTCGTGACTGACGCATTTGCACGAGGCGGACAAGGCTCAATCGCACTGGCTGAAGCCGTCGTGAAAGCGGCTGGCAAGCCGAATCAATTTCAATATCTCTATCCGCTCGAAATGTCGATCGCAGACAAAATCAAAACGATTGCCACTAAAATTTACGGTGCGGCAGCGGTGGAATATGATCCCAAGGCCCAGCGGCAAATTCAGGAATACGAACAGCTCGGTTATGGCAGGTTGCCCGTCTGTGTCGCGAAAACCCAATATTCGCTTTCACACGATCCGAAGTTATTGGGACGCCCTCAGGGCTTCACGTTTCCCGTGCGCGATTTGAAACTCTCTGCCGGTGCCGGGTTTCTGTATGCCTTATGCGGCGAAATTCGTACGATGCCCGGTCTCCCTTCCGAGCCTGCGGCATTACGCATCGACATTGACGAACAGGGAAAAATCACCGGACTGCAATAA
- a CDS encoding IclR family transcriptional regulator gives MSSTIEASSLGKALHVLEVLASSGGALTLLEIVQELGLHKPTVHRILGELIELGYVSRVEKGVYQITPKLRRLALGEMEDRLTEIADPALRVLHQETGETVNLGVLRGTNVRYLRVIESTHPLRRIVEPNSTDPFYSTSLGRAITSELSDAAWDALIARTRLVARTSETVIDQKQLRKIHQRAQQDGYAVEQDQNDVGVTCIGAPVYEDGEIVAAISLSVPTARADAKALQRFIKAVIKTAQQISSQL, from the coding sequence ATGTCTTCCACGATCGAAGCATCATCACTCGGCAAAGCCCTGCATGTTCTCGAAGTGCTGGCTTCTTCGGGCGGTGCGCTGACGTTGCTCGAAATCGTCCAGGAACTGGGCCTGCATAAACCGACCGTGCATCGCATTCTCGGAGAGCTGATCGAGTTGGGCTACGTGAGCCGCGTCGAAAAAGGGGTCTACCAGATTACGCCGAAGTTGCGACGCCTGGCTTTGGGCGAAATGGAAGACCGCTTGACGGAAATCGCCGACCCCGCGTTGCGTGTCTTGCATCAGGAAACGGGGGAAACCGTCAATCTCGGTGTGTTGCGGGGAACCAACGTTCGTTATCTGCGCGTGATCGAAAGTACACATCCCTTACGACGCATCGTCGAGCCGAACAGTACCGACCCGTTTTATTCCACTTCGTTGGGCCGTGCTATCACATCAGAATTGAGTGATGCCGCCTGGGACGCTTTAATTGCCCGCACGCGGCTCGTGGCCCGGACGAGCGAAACCGTGATCGATCAAAAACAGCTCCGCAAGATTCATCAACGCGCGCAACAGGATGGCTACGCGGTCGAGCAGGATCAAAACGATGTCGGCGTTACCTGCATTGGGGCGCCCGTTTACGAGGACGGCGAAATCGTCGCCGCTATTAGCCTGAGTGTGCCGACCGCCCGTGCAGATGCGAAAGCGTTACAACGATTTATCAAAGCGGTTATCAAAACAGCCCAACAGATTTCAAGCCAACTTTAA
- a CDS encoding mandelate racemase/muconate lactonizing enzyme family protein, producing MQITKIETSIAESIMPGLLLVRIHTSEGIVGCGETYYAPHAVAAMIHDWMSHYLMGKNPLDIEAHWRFLYERATNFGSRGTELRAISAIDLALWDIFGQVTAQPVWQLLGGCVQESIRTYNSCGGPSYGGTSDSESKHTWPGHGCVGNQGPLNDYWSAVNSPVALAESLIAEGYQALKVWTLDFAAHKTNGPLHITHQDITKALEPFQKIRETLGNNIELIIDGHGFFQLAPALRIAKRLREYDILWAEDLLRVDGVDTLSDFRDKAQIPLAVSEMFNGPDDYRLALEKRAADFVMIDPTWVGGISQTRNITRLAQFYNIPVVMHDCTGPLTLLSGVHVAACSNNVAWQESLRAHLRILYPQLIDTQIQVDDGRIVIPQTPGLGVAWLPELFQPGENQYRITELA from the coding sequence ATGCAGATCACAAAAATCGAAACTTCGATTGCGGAATCGATCATGCCCGGTCTGCTACTGGTGCGGATTCATACCAGCGAAGGAATTGTCGGTTGTGGCGAAACCTATTACGCACCACATGCGGTCGCCGCCATGATTCACGACTGGATGTCGCACTATCTGATGGGAAAGAACCCGCTTGATATCGAAGCGCACTGGCGGTTTCTTTATGAACGTGCCACGAATTTTGGTTCGCGGGGAACCGAGCTGCGAGCGATTTCCGCCATCGATCTGGCGCTGTGGGATATCTTCGGACAGGTCACTGCTCAACCGGTGTGGCAGTTACTGGGGGGCTGCGTGCAGGAATCGATCCGCACGTATAACAGTTGTGGCGGTCCCTCTTATGGCGGCACAAGTGATTCCGAAAGCAAACATACCTGGCCCGGTCATGGCTGTGTGGGAAATCAGGGGCCGTTAAACGATTACTGGTCCGCCGTCAATTCGCCGGTCGCGCTGGCGGAATCGTTGATTGCGGAAGGTTACCAGGCACTGAAAGTCTGGACGCTCGATTTCGCGGCGCATAAAACAAACGGGCCGCTGCATATTACTCATCAGGATATTACCAAGGCACTGGAGCCGTTTCAGAAAATCCGTGAAACGCTGGGCAACAACATCGAATTGATTATCGACGGTCACGGTTTTTTTCAACTCGCCCCGGCACTGCGGATCGCCAAGCGGCTACGCGAATATGATATTCTCTGGGCGGAAGATCTGCTGCGGGTGGATGGCGTGGATACGCTGAGTGATTTTCGCGACAAAGCCCAGATCCCACTGGCGGTCAGTGAGATGTTTAACGGCCCCGATGATTATCGGCTGGCACTCGAAAAGCGGGCCGCGGATTTTGTGATGATCGATCCGACGTGGGTCGGCGGGATCTCGCAAACCCGAAACATCACACGGCTGGCGCAGTTTTATAACATTCCCGTTGTGATGCATGACTGTACGGGACCGCTGACGCTGCTCTCGGGCGTGCATGTGGCGGCGTGTTCGAATAATGTGGCCTGGCAGGAAAGCTTAAGAGCGCACTTGCGAATCCTGTATCCACAATTGATCGACACACAAATCCAGGTGGACGACGGTCGGATTGTGATCCCCCAAACGCCGGGTCTGGGTGTGGCCTGGTTACCGGAATTGTTTCAGCCAGGGGAAAACCAGTACCGTATTACGGAACTCGCATAG
- a CDS encoding M81 family metallopeptidase yields the protein MRVGILALQHESNTFIQSATMLADFEHDVLATGDEIYPIFKDSAHEIGGFFAGLEETDLEVVPIFVARALPGGTITAETVETLIQKMLYALQQVGPLDGLLVAPHGAGVSENERDLDGYWLTLVREQVGPELPIVCTLDAHANVSQAMIDACDATIVYRTNPHIDQKDRGIEAARLMQRILKGEVKPTQAACFVPVAINIERQHTSSEPCASLYKQADQMLEEPGVLSNSVILGFPYADVAEMGSGFIVVTDNNPDRAQELANQLGETLITRREEFVAHLTGIEEALDQAQELEGPICFLDMGDNIGGGSPADGTTILHAIQQRQGPSSFACLYDPEAAQTAIAAGPGATLSGLAMGGKTDDQHGAPLIANVTVVSVHDGNFTESEVRHGGKTEYQMGPTAVVQTDFGLTIMLNSHRTPPFSLGQLTSCGIEPADYHILVAKGVQAPLAAYKPVCPNLIRVNTPGVTSADMEQFEYQYRRKPLFPFESID from the coding sequence ATGCGTGTCGGAATACTTGCTCTGCAACACGAATCCAATACGTTTATTCAATCGGCGACCATGCTGGCTGATTTTGAGCATGATGTGCTGGCAACCGGCGATGAGATTTATCCGATTTTCAAAGACTCGGCACATGAGATCGGCGGATTCTTCGCTGGCCTGGAGGAGACGGACCTCGAAGTGGTGCCGATTTTTGTCGCCCGTGCGCTGCCGGGAGGCACGATCACCGCGGAAACCGTTGAGACGCTGATTCAAAAGATGCTGTACGCACTGCAGCAGGTGGGACCTCTGGACGGTTTGCTCGTGGCGCCGCATGGTGCAGGCGTCAGTGAAAACGAACGCGACCTGGACGGGTACTGGCTGACATTGGTGCGTGAGCAGGTCGGACCGGAACTGCCCATTGTTTGTACGTTGGATGCGCATGCGAATGTTTCACAAGCGATGATCGATGCCTGCGACGCAACGATTGTCTATCGGACGAATCCGCACATTGATCAGAAGGACCGGGGCATTGAAGCGGCGCGACTGATGCAGCGGATTCTGAAGGGAGAGGTCAAACCGACGCAAGCCGCCTGTTTTGTGCCGGTCGCGATTAATATTGAACGGCAGCATACCTCGTCCGAGCCGTGCGCGTCGTTATACAAACAAGCGGATCAGATGCTGGAAGAACCAGGCGTGCTTTCCAACAGCGTGATTCTGGGCTTTCCTTATGCGGATGTCGCGGAGATGGGTTCCGGGTTTATTGTGGTGACGGATAATAACCCGGATCGTGCGCAAGAGCTGGCGAATCAACTGGGAGAAACATTAATCACGCGCCGCGAAGAATTTGTGGCGCACCTGACTGGCATTGAAGAGGCACTCGACCAGGCCCAGGAATTGGAAGGTCCGATCTGTTTTCTAGATATGGGAGACAACATCGGCGGCGGTTCTCCCGCGGATGGCACGACCATTTTACATGCCATTCAGCAGCGTCAGGGACCGAGCAGCTTTGCCTGTCTGTACGATCCTGAAGCAGCCCAAACGGCGATTGCAGCCGGACCAGGAGCCACGTTATCGGGGCTGGCGATGGGAGGCAAGACCGATGACCAGCATGGGGCACCGCTGATTGCTAATGTGACGGTTGTCAGCGTGCACGATGGCAATTTCACGGAATCAGAGGTCCGTCATGGCGGTAAAACCGAATATCAGATGGGACCGACGGCGGTGGTGCAGACTGATTTTGGATTGACGATCATGCTCAACAGTCATCGCACGCCTCCTTTCAGTCTCGGGCAACTCACGTCTTGCGGAATTGAACCCGCCGATTATCATATTCTGGTCGCGAAGGGAGTGCAGGCTCCGCTGGCGGCTTACAAACCGGTCTGCCCGAATCTGATTCGTGTGAATACGCCGGGCGTGACTTCAGCCGACATGGAACAGTTTGAGTATCAGTATCGCAGAAAACCTCTGTTTCCATTTGAATCGATCGACTAA
- a CDS encoding mannonate dehydratase, translating into MQLTSVVTPFTDDNLRLLAQIGVTHVTIRYPGRGLDQLEATKAQVESSGLQIAAIEGYLPIENIKLGNEHFDAEIEEMRELLSNMQTVGIPFVCYNFMAGTDWVRTKLDVRERGGALVTGFDVEQAEQAVSLSETTREKNESSITADILWINLERFLNELIPVAEACGVTLAMHPDDPPLDSFMGKARIMNSVESFERLVHLKPSPANAVCFCQGTFAEMGVDIPSTIERLGPHIKYVHFRDIQGNRERFVETFHDNGPTDMFAAVKAYQQIGFTGPIRPDHVPQLVGEEAGEPGYTMLGRLHAFGYLQGLIEAAGHD; encoded by the coding sequence ATGCAACTGACATCTGTGGTGACGCCGTTCACCGATGATAACCTGCGGCTACTTGCGCAAATTGGTGTGACGCATGTGACAATTCGCTACCCGGGCAGGGGACTGGATCAATTGGAAGCGACGAAAGCACAAGTTGAATCGTCTGGCCTGCAGATCGCTGCCATTGAAGGGTATCTACCCATCGAGAACATCAAGCTGGGAAATGAACACTTCGATGCCGAGATCGAGGAGATGCGGGAACTGCTTTCAAATATGCAGACCGTTGGCATTCCGTTTGTCTGTTACAACTTTATGGCGGGTACCGACTGGGTACGAACCAAACTGGACGTGCGCGAACGGGGGGGCGCTCTGGTGACCGGCTTTGATGTAGAACAGGCTGAGCAGGCGGTTTCGCTGTCAGAAACGACACGGGAGAAAAATGAGTCTTCGATTACCGCTGATATACTCTGGATCAATCTGGAACGATTTCTCAACGAACTGATTCCCGTGGCAGAAGCGTGCGGCGTAACCCTGGCGATGCACCCTGATGATCCGCCCCTCGATTCCTTCATGGGAAAAGCTCGCATCATGAATTCGGTGGAGAGCTTTGAACGACTTGTCCATCTAAAACCAAGCCCCGCGAATGCCGTCTGTTTCTGTCAGGGAACGTTCGCGGAAATGGGGGTGGACATTCCGTCGACGATCGAGCGACTCGGCCCGCATATCAAATATGTGCATTTTCGTGATATCCAGGGAAACCGCGAACGATTTGTAGAAACGTTTCACGATAATGGGCCGACTGATATGTTTGCTGCGGTCAAAGCGTATCAGCAGATCGGCTTCACAGGCCCGATTCGCCCCGATCATGTGCCTCAACTGGTGGGTGAGGAAGCGGGAGAACCGGGATATACGATGCTGGGGCGGCTGCATGCATTTGGGTATCTTCAGGGCCTGATTGAGGCAGCGGGACACGACTGA
- a CDS encoding sulfatase-like hydrolase/transferase has protein sequence MKGISNSRNGNGIAVLTIICCLLSSGTGFSAAYVRAEEIRSPNIVMIISDDQTFRDFGFMGNKEIQTPHIDRLAQQSARYVNGYLPTSVCSPSLATLLTGLYPHQSGIHYNHPPPGNGAFNKMTSLKEYESTRSKSFRLIQNVETLPRILAAHGYRCLQTGKFWEGHYRNAGFTEGMTVFQPVPGQSFGGNRKLANGELAAHGNGDWGLKIGRETMQPIYDFVRDCEQKSTPWLVWYAPYLPHQPHDSPKKYFDRYRDNPRVSKEEIAYYASCSQFDDTVGELIQFVERESDARNTLFLFVIDNGWTPGTRPMQYRENYHHTKASKRSPFEDGLRSPILIRWDGVTKPATHTALVSSVDVVPTLLHAAGQGSAAQKLPGVNLLPSAKGAAKLPTDRAVYGEIFPGDASSLGHPEQDVAHRWIRKGNLKLITAHNANTQGKTWNDYTRGDVLFDLSQDPEETKNLMHDPNQAAALAELRTLLNAWWNPEASD, from the coding sequence ATGAAAGGCATTTCAAACTCGCGAAACGGGAACGGGATCGCTGTGTTGACCATAATCTGCTGCCTGCTCTCTAGCGGTACTGGTTTTTCTGCAGCGTACGTGCGGGCAGAAGAAATACGCTCGCCCAACATCGTGATGATCATCTCAGACGATCAGACCTTCCGCGACTTTGGTTTCATGGGCAACAAAGAAATTCAAACGCCGCACATCGATCGACTGGCTCAGCAGTCGGCCCGCTATGTGAACGGGTATCTGCCGACGAGTGTCTGCAGCCCTTCGCTGGCGACGTTGTTGACGGGCCTGTATCCGCACCAGAGCGGCATTCACTATAATCATCCGCCGCCGGGTAATGGTGCGTTTAACAAGATGACATCGCTGAAGGAATATGAAAGTACGCGCAGCAAGTCCTTTCGATTGATTCAAAACGTGGAGACGCTGCCCCGAATTCTGGCGGCACACGGTTATCGCTGCCTGCAAACGGGCAAATTCTGGGAAGGCCATTATCGCAACGCCGGTTTTACAGAAGGCATGACGGTTTTCCAGCCGGTGCCCGGCCAGAGCTTTGGAGGCAATCGCAAGTTGGCCAACGGTGAACTCGCCGCACATGGAAACGGGGACTGGGGCCTCAAGATCGGTCGTGAAACGATGCAGCCGATTTACGATTTCGTGCGCGACTGCGAACAGAAGTCAACTCCCTGGCTGGTCTGGTATGCACCCTATCTGCCGCACCAGCCGCACGACTCGCCCAAGAAATATTTTGACCGGTATCGTGACAACCCGCGTGTTTCGAAAGAGGAAATCGCCTACTATGCGAGTTGTTCGCAGTTCGATGATACCGTCGGCGAGCTGATTCAGTTCGTCGAACGGGAATCGGATGCCAGAAATACGCTGTTTCTGTTTGTGATTGATAATGGCTGGACTCCGGGAACCCGGCCGATGCAGTATCGCGAGAATTATCATCACACGAAAGCAAGCAAGCGTTCGCCCTTTGAAGACGGGCTGCGTTCGCCGATCCTGATTCGCTGGGACGGAGTAACAAAACCGGCAACGCACACGGCACTTGTCAGCAGTGTGGATGTTGTGCCGACATTGCTGCATGCTGCCGGGCAGGGGAGTGCCGCACAAAAATTGCCGGGAGTAAATCTCTTGCCGTCCGCGAAAGGCGCAGCGAAACTACCTACAGACCGGGCCGTGTATGGTGAAATTTTTCCGGGAGATGCCAGTTCGCTGGGACATCCGGAGCAGGACGTGGCGCATCGCTGGATTCGCAAAGGGAATCTCAAACTAATCACCGCGCACAATGCGAATACACAGGGAAAGACCTGGAACGACTACACGCGCGGCGATGTCCTGTTTGATCTATCACAAGATCCCGAGGAAACGAAGAACTTAATGCACGATCCAAACCAGGCGGCTGCGCTGGCAGAACTCCGCACGCTGCTGAATGCATGGTGGAACCCCGAAGCCTCTGATTAA
- a CDS encoding Gfo/Idh/MocA family protein, translating to MSNSVDRREFLKKALIAGTAVPAFANALPLESIEAATKSKSPNEKLNLATIGVAARAYSNITGTKSENFVALCDIDAQRLDKASKEFPHADTYDDYRKALDREDLDGVLVSTPDHMHAPAAAMALRKGLPVYCEKPLTHSVYEARVLTDLAAKAGVPTQMGNQIHASDNYRKVVEMVQSGVIGPVRRVHVWVGGGVRIEGKRSKENHPPAYVNYDQWIGPAPFRPYNETSFHFNWRYWWDFGNGQLGDFGCHYMDLPFWALKLKYPKTVVGVGEKGHGGENDCPSQMRVDYEFAEREDLPPVHMTWYHGGWKPKGAEVYKKNSAVLFEGEDGRLLADYGTNKVFMEAGKEAKPVEPYLTRPKTHHIEWLNAIRSGTPTGSNFGYAGPLTETVLLGNVSYRVGQKKLEWDAENLKVTNVPEAAQYIQREYRKGWTL from the coding sequence ATGTCAAATTCTGTCGACCGCCGTGAGTTTCTCAAGAAAGCATTGATCGCCGGAACCGCCGTTCCCGCCTTCGCTAATGCACTGCCTCTGGAATCAATCGAAGCCGCTACGAAAAGCAAAAGTCCCAACGAAAAATTGAATCTGGCAACGATTGGTGTCGCCGCCCGGGCGTACTCCAATATCACCGGCACCAAGTCAGAAAACTTCGTGGCACTCTGCGACATCGACGCGCAGCGTCTGGATAAAGCGTCCAAAGAATTCCCTCACGCTGATACCTATGATGATTATCGCAAAGCCCTGGATCGGGAAGACCTGGATGGCGTACTCGTCAGTACTCCCGATCACATGCATGCCCCTGCTGCTGCGATGGCACTGCGAAAAGGCTTGCCCGTCTACTGTGAAAAACCGTTAACGCATTCCGTCTACGAAGCACGTGTGCTCACCGATCTGGCTGCCAAAGCTGGCGTCCCGACACAAATGGGAAATCAGATTCACGCCAGTGACAACTACCGCAAAGTGGTGGAAATGGTTCAGTCGGGTGTGATCGGTCCTGTCCGCCGTGTCCATGTCTGGGTCGGCGGCGGCGTACGGATTGAAGGTAAGCGGTCCAAGGAAAATCATCCCCCCGCTTACGTCAACTACGATCAGTGGATCGGACCTGCACCATTCCGCCCTTACAATGAAACAAGCTTCCACTTCAACTGGCGCTACTGGTGGGATTTTGGTAACGGTCAGTTAGGTGACTTCGGCTGCCATTACATGGATCTTCCCTTCTGGGCCTTGAAGCTAAAGTATCCCAAAACTGTGGTTGGCGTTGGTGAAAAAGGACACGGTGGCGAGAACGATTGCCCCAGTCAGATGCGCGTCGATTACGAATTCGCCGAACGCGAAGATCTGCCCCCCGTGCATATGACCTGGTATCACGGCGGCTGGAAGCCCAAAGGCGCCGAAGTCTACAAGAAAAACAGTGCCGTGCTGTTTGAAGGCGAAGACGGTCGTTTGCTCGCCGATTACGGCACCAACAAAGTCTTCATGGAAGCCGGCAAAGAAGCCAAACCGGTTGAGCCTTATCTGACTCGTCCCAAGACGCACCACATCGAGTGGCTGAATGCCATCCGTAGCGGCACCCCCACAGGCAGCAACTTCGGTTACGCCGGTCCGCTCACCGAAACCGTGCTGCTCGGGAATGTTTCGTATCGTGTCGGTCAGAAGAAGCTCGAATGGGATGCGGAAAACCTCAAAGTAACCAACGTCCCCGAAGCCGCCCAGTACATCCAACGCGAATACCGTAAAGGCTGGACACTGTAG
- a CDS encoding RraA family protein produces the protein MNQSQPETITLDMMRQSLHSAIICDALDSIGLTNQSPRKELLPMTVEEVVVGRCKTSLWADMYHSDPSPYELELKAVDSIKADEVFIAAASGSMRSGIWGELLSTAVKHHGCTGAIIDGAVRDVRQMRAMPFPVWAVGTSPYDSKDRQRIIDIDVPVEIGGVLFSPGDLVFADVDGIAVVPQKVETEVIQLAWKKVHEENTFRDSIKAGMSATEAFAKYGIL, from the coding sequence ATGAATCAATCCCAACCGGAAACAATCACCCTGGATATGATGCGTCAATCTTTGCATTCCGCCATCATCTGTGATGCCCTGGATTCCATCGGCCTGACGAATCAGTCGCCCCGCAAAGAGTTATTGCCGATGACGGTCGAGGAAGTCGTGGTCGGACGCTGCAAAACCAGTCTCTGGGCCGACATGTACCACAGTGATCCCAGCCCGTATGAACTGGAGCTGAAAGCCGTCGATTCGATCAAGGCCGACGAAGTCTTCATCGCGGCTGCCAGCGGCTCGATGCGATCCGGCATTTGGGGCGAATTGCTTTCAACGGCGGTCAAGCACCACGGTTGTACGGGGGCGATCATTGATGGTGCCGTCCGCGATGTCCGTCAGATGCGAGCCATGCCCTTCCCGGTCTGGGCCGTGGGAACCTCACCCTATGACAGCAAAGACCGCCAGCGGATCATTGACATCGATGTCCCGGTAGAAATCGGCGGCGTTCTCTTTTCTCCCGGCGACCTGGTGTTTGCCGACGTCGATGGCATCGCCGTTGTCCCGCAGAAAGTAGAAACCGAAGTGATTCAGCTTGCCTGGAAAAAAGTGCACGAAGAAAACACATTCCGCGACAGCATTAAAGCAGGCATGTCCGCCACGGAAGCCTTCGCGAAGTACGGCATTCTCTAA